The genomic region AAGTCCTGAATATAACAATTAAATTCTGTAAACAAGCAATTCAACTTACTATCTCTAGATAGTTTGTGCACAGAAAGCAAGTTAACAGAGTATTCAGGAACAAATAACACATCATTTAAAATCACATTTGGAGAAAGTTTTAAATCTCCTATCTTAGTTATTTTAGCTTTAGTTCCGTTAGGATGCCCAACCGTAAGATTCAAATGAGTAACATCCACACAATTATACATATTCTTATCAGACAGAGACATGTGTTGGTTTGCTCCGGAATCAATTATCCAACCATCTTTTAGGTTATTAGAAGTTGTAGATCTAGAAGCAAACCAGTTAAACACTGCATTGGAACAACTCCAATGACCAAAGCTACTTGACTCGCTATAACAGTTTTGATTCATACCTGACATATTAGCATTTGCATCAGGAGAAGATTTCTCATTAATCAATGCCATCAACTTAGAAATTTGCTCTGTGGAAAATGGTAAGCTAGACGAAACATTAGAACCATTTTTGTCTATGATGGAGCCATTACTCTTAGGAGTTGCTTCTTTTCTTTTATAGTTTGATGGATAACCTACTAGTTCAAAACATCTGTCAACGCTATGGCCATTTTTGTTGCAGTGTGTGCATTTCAAAAACAGAcctttagtgtttttttttcttatacTCATTGACTTTAGTTGCAAAAGCAGTTGGCTGAGATTTACCAGATTGAATAGTTCTATGTGATTCTTCACTAGATATAATAGCAAAAGCAGATTTT from Helianthus annuus cultivar XRQ/B chromosome 10, HanXRQr2.0-SUNRISE, whole genome shotgun sequence harbors:
- the LOC118482700 gene encoding uncharacterized protein LOC118482700 gives rise to the protein MALINEKSSPDANANMSGMNQNCYSESSSFGHWSCSNAVFNWFASRSTTSNNLKDGWIIDSGANQHMSLSDKNMYNCVDVTHLNLTVGHPNGTKAKITKIGDLKLSPNVILNDVLFVPEYSVNLLSVHKLSRDRLKAKENNDDW